From Xenopus tropicalis strain Nigerian chromosome 3, UCB_Xtro_10.0, whole genome shotgun sequence, the proteins below share one genomic window:
- the LOC116409680 gene encoding uncharacterized protein LOC116409680, with product MSVASSENGNTPEQMIHRIVEFIYTRVKFDIGMDVWINDLKRNARADLNDIWATDGLVERYLTCMNLASNSSDKEKKLICALPPVLYALMEVDTLSKARKENVEKLRSQLHEIESDIQHMKSDKNKLEIDISNKEAFIRDLETDAERSRIAYCKLRKDFEELQQQYIKSEQSGVYGVERSPDPPIITPQYKNWAPYISRAKPIDNVDSEAQDVLGRLAEACQAVTTVIGNHRTRVLRDSSSDTSPERNVRNVQNQTPMSNISHRSSVSNTDASEVESDERVWGSGPFPNRGKNTHKRGSKGKNPQSPKEKQNSASIIKFLNTAIPKFSKKGSSQIANHLELYESTIDSLKLSEADKIRFLPWAFDDRYRHYFSSFKERGITKWQSVLHEIKSEFGPYRTITAAKREIYKLTCRSNQSPREFLSVLKNAYGLAYRNPDWESVEFKQVFYEALPTQIKLSLAHDLDFENPLERLVTSATLLFNISEGQNLNDRKLKKFPEHNVDESGVKPHLNFESQPKKIPSATGPNQQNQKQLNPRKTKPQIAKGSEGNSSGSGSQDYRPRFNQGYHGYRGNQRYGGYQGYRDPQGYRRWNNRPRQQWRKGQESPDSPRGKSPTGNQNGPRNQNPGRPSRFDQLADQVSKLTDIVSKLSQVSAGKQPEVFLEVKAGPSSAK from the coding sequence ATGAGTGTTGCAAGCAGTGAGAATGGGAATACCCCAGAGCAAATGATCCACAGAATTGTTGAATTCATATATACACGGGTAAAATTTGATATAGGGATGGATGTTTGGATTAATGATTTGAAGAGAAATGCTAGAGCAGACCTTAATGATATCTGGGCAACAGACGGCCTGGTTGAACGCTATTTAACATGTATGAACTTAGCCTCTAACAGTTCAGACAAAGAGAAAAAATTAATATGTGCCCTACCTcctgttttatatgcattaatggaGGTAGATACCCTATCAAAagctagaaaagaaaatgtagaaaaattgaGGTCTCAGTTACATGAGATAGAATCAGATATCCAACATATGAAATCTGATAAAAACAAACTAGAGATAGATATCTCAAACAAGGAAGCTTTTATTAGGGATTTAGAAACTGATGCTGAACGTAGTCGCATAGCATACTGTAAGCTCAGAAAGGATTTTGAAGAATTAcagcaacagtacattaaaagTGAACAGTCAGGTGTATATGGTGTGGAGAGATCTCCTGATCCTCCAATAATCACTCCCCAATATAAAAATTGGGCACCATATATTTCTAGAGCCAAACCAATTGATAATGTTGATTCAGAGGCACAAGATGTTTTGGGCCGGTTGGCTGAAGCTTGCCAAGCTGTGACCACCGTTATAGGTAATCACAGAACGAGGGTTCTTAGAGATTCTTCTTCAGACACGTCCCCAGAGAGGAATGTGAGGAATGTGCAAAATCAAACACCTATGTCAAATATATCCCATAGAAGTAGTGTATCCAATACTGATGCAAGTGAAGTTGAGAGTGATGAGAGAGTATGGGGATCCGGTCCTTTCCCAAACAGGGGGAAGAATACCCATAAGAGGGGTTCAAAAGGGAAAAATCCCCAAtctccaaaagaaaaacaaaattctgccagcataattaaatttttaaatactGCTATACCAAAATTTTCTAAGAAAGGTTCTTCCCAAATTGCAAACCACTTAGAACTATATGAATCTACTATAGATTCATTAAAATTATCTGAGGCAGACAAAATCAGGTTTCTTCCATGGGCCTTTGATGACAGATACCGTCATTACTTTTCCTCCTTTAAAGAGAGAGGAATCACCAAATGGCAGTCAGTCCTACATGAAATTAAATCAGAATTTGGGCCCTATCGAACTATCACTGCCGCAAAGAGAGAAATTTATAAACTTACATGTAGATCTAATCAAAGCCCTCGAGAATTTCTCTCTGTACTTAAAAATGCCTATGGTTTAGCTTACAGAAACCCCGATTGGGAATCTGTGGAATTTAAACAAGTATTCTATGAGGCCTTACCAACCCAGATCAAATTAAGTCTAGCTCATGATCTGGATTTTGAAAACCCTCTAGAAAGATTGGTAACATCAGCAACTTTGCTGTTTAACATTAGTGAGGGCCAAAACTTAAATGATAGGAAACTTAAAAAATTCCCAGAGCACAATGTTGATGAGTCCGGGGTAAAACCTCATTTAAATTTTGAGTCCCAGCCAAAGAAAATACCTTCAGCCACTGGACCTAATCAACAAAACCAAAAACAACTAAATCCCAGAAAAACTAAACCTCAAATTGCCAAGGGGTCAGAAGGAAATAGTTCAGGTTCTGGAAGCCAAGATTACCGTCCTCGTTTCAACCAAGGGTACCATGGATACCGAGGTAACCAAAGATATGGGGGTTACCAAGGATACCGGGATCCCCAGGGATACAGACGTTGGAACAATAGGCCCAGGCAGCAATGGAGAAAAGGGCAGGAATCACCAGATTCACCCAGGGGTAAATCACCCACAGGGAATCAAAATGGTCCACGGAATCAAAACCCAGGTAGACCTAGCAGATTTGATCAGCTTGCAGATCAGGTTTCCAAGTTAACTGACATTGTAAGTAAATTATCCCAAGTTTCTGCAGGAAAACAACCTGAAGTTTTTTTAGAGGTAAAAGCGGGGCCAAGCTCCGCCAAATAA